The Tessaracoccus aquimaris sequence TCGATCAGGCGTACCAGATGTTGGGCGGCGTCTCCAGCGACACCACCCGCTCGATCATCCAGTACATCTACGAGACTGGTTTCGTCGGCTACCGCTTCGGATACTCGGCCGCCATCTCGTACGTCTTCTTCGCACTCATCATCATCGTCGGCCTCATCCAGGCGCTCGTCACCCGACGGAAGGGGCAGTGATGTCCACCACAACCCTCACCCAGTCGGGCGCAAAGCTCGACCTGCAGCGCACCCGCAAGCCGGGCAGCAGCCCGTTCTCGCCCCTGCGGATCGCGGCGTTCATCGTCCTCCTGCTGCTCGCGGTCGGCTGGCTGCTCCCGTTCCTCTGGGCGGTCGCCACCGCATTCAAGACCGAGAACGACGCGGCCTCCACCAACCCGTCGTGGATCGGCGAGCACGGCGTCACGATCGACGCGTTCACGTCGATCCTTTCGCAGGGCAACGTGTGGATCTGGGCCCTCAACAGCCTCTGGACCTCCGTCGCCGTCACGCTCATCACCCTGGCGATCTCGGCGCTGGCGGCTTACGTGTTCGCCCGCCTCGAGTTCCCCGGCCGGAGACTGCTCTACTACGCCGTCCTCGCGTCCATCGTGGTGCCGCCGCAGGTGCTGATCATCCCGCTGTTCTACGAGATGCTCGCGTTCAACCTGGTCGACACCCACATGGGCCTGATCCTGCCGCAGGTGGTCGCGCCGACGATGGTGTTCATCCTGACGCGCTTCTTCAAGGCGATCCCCATCGAACTGGAGGAGGCCGCCCGGATCGACGGGGCGAGCAGGCTGCGCATCTTCTGGTCGATCGTGCTGCCGCTGTCGCGCCCGATCCTCGCCTCCGTCGCGATCTTCGTGTTCATCGGCGCCTGGAACAACTTCCTGTGGCCGTTCCTCGTCATCAACGACACCACGCTGATGACCCTCCCTGTCGGTCTGCAGACCGTGATCAGCGCCTACGGCGTCCAGTACGCCCAGGTGATGGCCCAGGCGGTGCTCGCCTCCGTGCCGCTGATCGTCGTGTTCCTGATCTTCCAGAAGCAGATCGTCAAGGGCATCGCCACCACCGGCCTCGGCGGCCAGTAACACCTCAACAAGAGAAGGAAACTCCATGTCAACAGCACGCATCACGCTCGACCGTGATTTCACGATCGCGGAGGTCCCGCACCGGATCTTCGGCTCCTTCGTCGAGCACATGGGTCGCTGCGTCTACACCGGCATCTACGAACCAGGCCACCCGGCCGCCGACGAGCGGGGCTTCCGCACCGACGTGCTCGACCTCGTCAAGGAACTGGGCGCGAGCGTCGTGCGCTACCCCGGAGGCAACTTCGTCTCCGGCTACAACTGGGAGGACGGCGTCGGCCCGGTCGACCAGCGGCCCCGCCGCCTCGACGGCGCCTGGCACACGGTCGAGACCAACGCGTTCGGCCTGCACGAGTTCGTCGAGTGGGCGAAGGCCGCCGACGTCGAGGTGATGGAGGCCGTCAACCTCGGCACCCGCGGCGTCGACGAGGCCCGCGCTCTCGTCGAGTACGCCAACCACCCTGGCGGCACCGCGTGGTCGGACCTGCGGCGCAAGAACGGCGCCGCGGATCCGTTCGACATCAAGCTGTGGTGCCTCGGCAACGAACTCGACGGGCCGTGGCAGATCGGCCACAAGACGGCCCACGAGTACGGGCGCTTGGCGCAGGAGACGGCGAAGGCGATGCGGCTTGTCGACCCGAGCATCGAACTGGTCGCGGTCGGCTCGTCGAACCGTCAGATGCCGACGTTCGGCACCTGGGAGCACACCGTCCTCACGCACGCCTACGACGAGGTCGACTACATCTCGATGCACGCCTACTACCAGGAGCACGACGGCGACGCCGCGTCGTTCCTTGCGGAGGCGACCGACATGGACGCGTTCATCGAGGGCGTCATCGCGACGGTCGACGCGGTGAAGGCTGCCGGCAAGCACTCGAAGGAGATCAACCTGTCCTTCGACGAGTGGAACGTCTGGTACCAGAGCGGCCTCGACACCGAGGACCAGCCGCACAACGTGTCGCAGACGTGGCGCGAGCACCCCCGCCTCATCGAGGACACCTACAACGTGACCGACGCCGTCGTCGTCGGGACGTTCCTGCACAGCCTGCTGCGCCACGGCGACCGCGTGAAGATCGCCAACCAGGCGCAGTTGGTCAACGTGATCGCGCCGATCCGCTCCGAGCAGGGCGGCCCGGCGTGGCGTCAGACGATCTTCTGGCCGTTCGCGCTGATGGCGCGGATGGCGAAGGGCCGGGTGCTGCGGGTCGCCGTCGACGCGTCGAAGGAGTCGACCAAGCGCTACGGCGACGTCGACTCGGTCGACGCGGCCGCGACGTGGGACGAGGCCAACGGAAGGATCGCGCTGTTCCTTGCGAACCGTTCGATGGACTCCGACGGAGACGTGACGGTCGACCTGCGGGGCCTGTCGGCGTCGGCGATCCGCTCGGCAGAGGTGCTTGCGATCCCCGAGGGCGGCGACCGCCTGACGGCCAACACCGAGGTCGCACAGGACGCAGTCGGGATGCGGAAGCTCGAGTCGGTCGGGATCGAGGACGGGGTGCTGCGGGTCACGCTTCCCCCGATCTCGTGGGCCGCGATCGAACTCGACGTCGCCAGGAACTGACACCCAGTCGGCCGCCCGGGGAGCCTCGCGCCCCGGGCGGCCGAACCGCTGGGTGAGCCATGCGGGACGCGCCAGCGGCCCGCATCGGTCGAAGCCTCGTGACGCTGTAGCGATCTTGAGTGATTCGTCGGGCTGGCTCCACGACCGTTCCCTGAGCAGGGCGCCCCGCGCCCGTGTCGAAGGGTCCGAAACCACAGAACGCCACGGGAATCGGAGGCTTCGACAAGCTCAGCCAACGGCGCGCCAGTCTGCGCGAAGATCCGGAGGGTTTCGACGCACCGCGCGACTTCGTCGGCGGGCTGGCTCAACCAGCAGCCGCTGGGTGAGCCATGCGGGACGCGCCAGCGGCCCGCATCGGTCGAAGCCCTCGCGACAAGGTCGCGGACCCGACCACTGTTCCCCGAGCCTGTCGAGGGGTCCGACACCACAAGCGTCACCCAAGACGCCGCACACGTCACGGACGTTTCGACACGGCCGCGCGACTCCGTCGGCGGGCCGGCTCAACGAGCAGAGGCGCGACCACCGCTGGGTGAGCCATGCGGGACGCGCCAGCGGCCCGCATCGGTCGAAGCCTCGCGACGTTTCCAGAGTCCTGGGTCGAGTTCGATGGGTAGGCGCCGGAGGGTTTCGACGCACCGCGCGACTTCGTCGGCGGGCTGGCTCAACCAACGGACCGCATCGGTCGAAGCCATTCGGCCTACGCGCGCGGACCCGACCACCCGTTCCCCGAGCCTGTCGAGGGGTCCGACACCACACCCCCCACACACATAGACCCCGAACAGGTCACGGACGTTTCGACACGGCCGCGCGACTACGTCGGCGGGGCCGGCTCAACGAACGGAGGGCGCGACCACCGCTGGGTGAGCCATGCGGGACGCGCCAGCGGCCCGCATCGGTCGAAGCTCCCGGCCTAAGCGCGCGGACCCGACCACCGTTCCCCGAGCCTGTCGAGGGGTCCGACACCACACCCCCCACACACATCGACCCCGAACAGGTCACGGACGTTTCGACACGGCCGCGCGACTGCGTCGGCGGGCCGGCTCAACGAGCGGAGGGCGCGACTCCGTCAGCAGGCCGGCTCAACGAACGGCCGTCTCGTCCTCGACCGCCAGCGGGCTCGGGGTCGGGTTCAGGACCGCCGAGACGATGGCCTCGATCGCGAACTCGGTCGCCTCCGCCAACTCGACCCTCGGGTCAAGCAACCACTGCACCTGCAGCCCGTCCATCACCGCGAGGATGCCTGCCGACGCGTAGCGGATCGACCCCGCGTCGGTGATGCCCCGCTCCCTGCACACCTGCTCGAATGCCTCCGTGATCTCCGCTCGCAGCGTCGAGTAGCGGCGCATGAAGTAGTCGCGCGCAGGGTGTTCGTCGGTGACGGACTCCCCGGAGAGCACCACGAACGCCTGGACGATGCCCGCCCGCTTCGCGTTCGCGAACGCCGTCCGCACCAGGTGCCTGAACAGGTCGAGGCCGCCAGGAATGTGGCGCTCCGTGAGGTGTTCGACGTCGGTCTGGTCGCGGTAGGTGAGGACCTCGAGCAGCAGATGGTCCTTCGACCCGAAGTGGTGCAGGATTCCCGCGTGCGTCATGCCGACCTGGTCGGCGATCTCGGCGAGCGTCCCGTTCGCGTACCCCTTGTTTCCGAAGACCTCTGTGGCAGCCTTGAGGATGCTTTGCCTGCGGGCCTGCGTCTCCGGACGCGTGCCCGTCCTGCGCCGCTGGGTGCTCATCTGGACCGCCTCCGATCGGCTGACCCGAGGCTCCCTGGTGGATCCTCCGTAGTCACCGGCACTGCCTCTTTGCGCGTGGTGCCGGGTGCGACTTGGTCACGTATTGCTAACAATACGCAGCCTACAGTTGCAACTTACTTACTGGCCAGTAAGATAATCGAAACTCCAGGATCCCTGGATGAAAGAACAGCCCGCCGCAGGCGGGCAAAACCGAGGAGCAGCAATGAAGCTGAAGCCATTGATCGCCATGTCTGCCGTGGCAGCACTCCTGTTGGCCGGTTGCAGCGGCACCAGTGGTGGCGACCCGACCAGCGGCGGCACGACCAAGCCCACGACCGGAAACACGGAGGGAGGCGGTGGCGTCGGCACGGCCGCGCTGACCATCGCCAAGCCCGACGGCGCCATCACCACCGAGTCGCACAACCCGTATCTCGGCGACTCGTCCGCCTCGAAGTACGCCTACGGAAAGGTGATCTTCGAGTCCCTGGCGCTGGTCAACCCCACCGGCGACCTCGGCACCACCCCGTGGCTCGCCGAGTCGGTCGAGTGGAACGAGGACTACACCCAGCTCACGGTCGTCCCCCGCAAGGGCGTCAAGTGGAGCGACGGCACCGACTTCACCGCCGACGACGTGATCTTCAGCTACGACATGGTCAAGTCGGGCAAGCTGAACGACACGTCCGCGCACAACATCACCGACATCAAGGCCGACAGCGACAAGGTCGTCATCACCTTCGGTAACTCCAAGTTCACCTCGCAGGCCCGCGTGCTGCATCACCCCATCGTGCCCAAGCACATCTGGGAGAAGATCGCCGATCCGAACACCGATCCGCTGACCGGCGAAGGCATGGCGGTCGGCACCGGCCCCTACGTGCTGTCCAACTGGTCGACCGAGTCGGTCACCCTGACCGCTAACCCCACCTACTGGGGCGGCGAGATGGCCGTTCCCGAGCTGCACTACGTCTCCTACGGCGACAACGCCGCCCTCACCACCGCCCTCGTCTCGGGCGAGGCCGACTGGGCGCAGGCGTTCATCCCGCAGATCAAGGACAGCTACCTGGCCGCCGACGAGAACAACCAGTTCCTCGTGTCCCCGACCGCGGGCGCAGGCACGCTCTTCATGAACCTGCAGACCAAGCCCTTCAACAACAAGGCACTGCGTGAGGCAATCGCGTGGACGGTCGACCGTCAGGCCTACGTCGACATCGCCCGCGAGGGCGCGTCGGAGCCGATCTGGAGCGTCAGCGGCCTCGGCGACCTGCTCAAGGACGAGATCCTGCCTGAGTACGCCGACAAGAACTACTCCGTCGACGTGGCCAAGGCCAAGCAGATCCTGACCGACGCCGGCTACACGTGGAAGGACGAGAAGCTCGTCGATCCCGACGGCGAGGCCGTCTCGTTCTCCATCTCCGTCCCCGCGGGCTGGAGCGACTGGAACACCGAGCAGGCGCTGATCGCCGAGGAGCTCAAGAACGGTCTCGGCATCGACGTCAAGGTCGACCAGCCTGACTGGGGCGGCTGGGACGAGGCCCGTCAGACGGGCACCTTCCAGATGATCATCCACTGGCTCGAGGACACCGGCAACGCGTACGGTCTCTACACCTCGACGATGGATCCCAAGTGGATCGTCGATGACAAGGCCCAGTTCAACTTCGGCCGCTTCAA is a genomic window containing:
- a CDS encoding carbohydrate ABC transporter permease: MSTTTLTQSGAKLDLQRTRKPGSSPFSPLRIAAFIVLLLLAVGWLLPFLWAVATAFKTENDAASTNPSWIGEHGVTIDAFTSILSQGNVWIWALNSLWTSVAVTLITLAISALAAYVFARLEFPGRRLLYYAVLASIVVPPQVLIIPLFYEMLAFNLVDTHMGLILPQVVAPTMVFILTRFFKAIPIELEEAARIDGASRLRIFWSIVLPLSRPILASVAIFVFIGAWNNFLWPFLVINDTTLMTLPVGLQTVISAYGVQYAQVMAQAVLASVPLIVVFLIFQKQIVKGIATTGLGGQ
- a CDS encoding alpha-N-arabinofuranosidase, which produces MSTARITLDRDFTIAEVPHRIFGSFVEHMGRCVYTGIYEPGHPAADERGFRTDVLDLVKELGASVVRYPGGNFVSGYNWEDGVGPVDQRPRRLDGAWHTVETNAFGLHEFVEWAKAADVEVMEAVNLGTRGVDEARALVEYANHPGGTAWSDLRRKNGAADPFDIKLWCLGNELDGPWQIGHKTAHEYGRLAQETAKAMRLVDPSIELVAVGSSNRQMPTFGTWEHTVLTHAYDEVDYISMHAYYQEHDGDAASFLAEATDMDAFIEGVIATVDAVKAAGKHSKEINLSFDEWNVWYQSGLDTEDQPHNVSQTWREHPRLIEDTYNVTDAVVVGTFLHSLLRHGDRVKIANQAQLVNVIAPIRSEQGGPAWRQTIFWPFALMARMAKGRVLRVAVDASKESTKRYGDVDSVDAAATWDEANGRIALFLANRSMDSDGDVTVDLRGLSASAIRSAEVLAIPEGGDRLTANTEVAQDAVGMRKLESVGIEDGVLRVTLPPISWAAIELDVARN
- a CDS encoding TetR/AcrR family transcriptional regulator; the protein is MSTQRRRTGTRPETQARRQSILKAATEVFGNKGYANGTLAEIADQVGMTHAGILHHFGSKDHLLLEVLTYRDQTDVEHLTERHIPGGLDLFRHLVRTAFANAKRAGIVQAFVVLSGESVTDEHPARDYFMRRYSTLRAEITEAFEQVCRERGITDAGSIRYASAGILAVMDGLQVQWLLDPRVELAEATEFAIEAIVSAVLNPTPSPLAVEDETAVR
- a CDS encoding ABC transporter substrate-binding protein, translating into MKLKPLIAMSAVAALLLAGCSGTSGGDPTSGGTTKPTTGNTEGGGGVGTAALTIAKPDGAITTESHNPYLGDSSASKYAYGKVIFESLALVNPTGDLGTTPWLAESVEWNEDYTQLTVVPRKGVKWSDGTDFTADDVIFSYDMVKSGKLNDTSAHNITDIKADSDKVVITFGNSKFTSQARVLHHPIVPKHIWEKIADPNTDPLTGEGMAVGTGPYVLSNWSTESVTLTANPTYWGGEMAVPELHYVSYGDNAALTTALVSGEADWAQAFIPQIKDSYLAADENNQFLVSPTAGAGTLFMNLQTKPFNNKALREAIAWTVDRQAYVDIAREGASEPIWSVSGLGDLLKDEILPEYADKNYSVDVAKAKQILTDAGYTWKDEKLVDPDGEAVSFSISVPAGWSDWNTEQALIAEELKNGLGIDVKVDQPDWGGWDEARQTGTFQMIIHWLEDTGNAYGLYTSTMDPKWIVDDKAQFNFGRFNDPAVTKALDTYANAANEGDRAEALKVMETAFVENVPAIPLGAHPLLGEFNTRNYVGWPSTDDQYASGDPTQPGIVMVLTKLKTA